The DNA region TACAGTTTTTGTTTAAAATAGGTTTTATATCTCTACTAAAATCTACTGTTTTGGTGGATTTTGAACAACTTATAAAAAAGATAACTAAAAAAGTTAATCCAACTTTTAATAATGAAGAAAGTTTCTTTAACATAAAAAATTGTATTGCATACCTACTGTGAAGCTATAAAACTACAATTTTTTTAGAAATGATGTTAAATCCTGATGATAAAATGCTCTTTTTCCTGTTCTTCTCTAAAAAAAACGATTCCCCAATAAAATGTATCTATGCTAACGGTAACTTTAGGGTGATTTTTTATGAATTGCCATGCTTCTTGCATCCCTTTGCTCCAATAAATATCATCAAATATAAAAATAGAACCATTACTTATATGGTTTAAGCATTGCTCAAAATAATCAATCGTAGCCTGTTTTTGATGATTGCCATCAAAATAGATTAAATCAAAAGTTTGATTTTTTAAAACTTCAGATAAAGTTTCATTAAAATTACCAACAATTACATGAATATTGTTTAACTCAAATTTTTCAAAACTATCTTTAGCAATCTTGGCCGTATTTGGGCATCCCTCTAAAGTAGTAATCGTATTTTTTAGATTACCAAGACGCATTGCGGCAGTTGATATGCCCAAAGAGGTTCCAATTTCTAAACTATTTTTTACATTAAAATAGGAAACTATTCTTCCCAATAATTTTGCTCTCTTGTTGGTGATTCCAGCATTTTTGGCAATAGCAGCAACTTTTCGTTTCTTTGGTTGTAACGATTTTGAACCCGCACCAAAATCTTCTACTGAAATAATACTATTATTTTTAAACAATGAAAGCCTGTAATTTTCTAATTTTTGATACCAATTATTATTATTTTTATCATAAAAACACTCCGTTACAAGCCTATACACAAAAGGGGAGTGTACACCATGCTGATTTGTTGATTCTTTTAAAAATTTTAAATAAGATTTAATTTGGAATAGCATGTTTATATTTTAAAGTGCAAAATTAAGGATAATAGAGATTTTAAAATTATATTTGCCGACAAGTTAAAAATTATAATGTTGCGTAAAGTTTTAATAATAATAAGTTTAGGTTTACTTATAAGTTCTTGTATCCCTAAAAAAGAATTGACCTATTTTCAAGGCAACCCTTCTTCTAACAAAGAAATCTATAAAATACTAAATGAGCCTTACAAACTTCAGGTTAACGATATTCTGGATATAAAAATTAAAGCACATGATGAAACTTTGGTATCCTTGTTTAATCAATCGGAAAACCAAAATAATGGAAATAACAATCAAATTAGTTCTGAACAGTTTTATATTAATGGATATACCATTAATCGTCATGGTAATATTAGAATACCCTATGTTGGAGAATTAAATGTGTTAGGATATACGGAAAAAGAGGTGCGCGAAAAAATTGAAGTAGAATTGGGTAAGTTCTTTCAGAAGATGGATGATATATTTATTACAGTTAAATTGGCGGGAATTCGATTTACAGTCATAGGTGAAGTTGGTAATCCAGGTACATTGGCATTATTTCAAAATCAAGTAAACATAGTTGAGGCTATTGCAAATGCGGGCGATATACTTATAACTGGGAATAGAAAAAATGTACGTATTATAAGAAAACATATTGACGGAACTAAAAAACTGACCATTGATTTAACCAACGTTTCTGCTTTTAATTCGGATGCTTTTTATATCCAATCCAATGATATTATTTATGTAGAACCGCTAAAGCAAAAATCATGGGGAACTGGTACCACTGGTGCCCAAACCTTTGCCACTTTAGTTTCAGTATTATCTTTAATCACTACTACCATCTTATTAGTTAGAAATTTGTAATTGAGAATGAAACAACTTGACAAGTTTGATATTAACGAGTTAAAAAGCTTTGATATTAAGGAGTATATCTTCAAAGTACTTTCGCATTGGAAGCTGTTTTTAACTATATTGTTTTTAGGATTATTGGTTGCTTTTTATGTTAATATGAGAAAGCAACGTATTTACAGCTTAGATAGTATTATAACTGTCAAAGAAGAACAAAATCCGTTGTTTACTTCAAGTACCAGCTTAACATTTAATTGGGGCGGCCCAAGTGATAAAGTAGAGAATATTATAACCATTTTGCAATCACGAACCCACAATGAAAAAGTGGTTAAAAAACTGGAATACTATATCAATTATTTAAAAGATGGTAGGTTCAGAAAAGAAGATGTTTATGGAAAAGTACCATTTTCAATTTCAATAGATTCGCTGAGCTATCAAATCTTAAATACCCCGATAAAATTAGAGTTTTTAGAAAATAAAGAAGTAATTGTTTCAGCTGATTTTGAAGATGAAGATTTAACATTGATAAATTACCATAACAACACTAAAGAGATTTATAATACGGATAAAACCTCTTTTTCTAAAACCTTTGAAACAAATGATTTAATAAAAACTCCTTTTTCTGAATTTAAAATAATACCTAAAAGATTAACTTCTGATTTATCCAACTCAACATATTACATTCTATTTTCTGATTTTAATGCCACGGTAAAGAGTTATCAAAGCTTAAAGGTTGATAGTAAAAAGGAAGGTACTTCGATCATAGAATTGGCATTGACTGGAGCTAATAAAAAGAAAATTGAAGACTATATAAATGCCTCGGTAGATGTTTTAAAAGAAGATCAGAAAAGGCAAAAAATTGAATATGCTACCAAAACCAAAAAATATATTGATACCGTTTTTAATGATGCAGCTCTAAATCTAAAGAAAATTGAAGAAGACCTTGGGAACTTCAAACAAAAAAGTGGTGTTTATGATTTGAGTTCTCAAGGACAAACACTCTTAGAAGGAGTTACCGAACTGGATAAGCAACAACAAGAGGTCAACGAAAGATTAGAGTATTATGAGAGCTTAGAAAACTATATTACTACTAACGAAAACATAGGGCAAGACATTCCCGCACCATTAAATGTAGGTATTGAGGATGGAAATATTGCCAAAAACATTGTGGAGTTGGTAGAATTGTCTAAGCAAAAGAAGAGTTTGGAGCAAACGGTTACTCCCGATTATCCTCCTTTAAAAAATATTAATGATAATATTGATATTACCAGAAAAGTAGTATTAGAAAATCTCTCCAACTTAAAAAGTCAAACAATTATCAATTTAAATAATATTAAAAGAAGGATTGGTACTTATAGTTCTAGATTAAATACATTACCCAAAAAAGAACAGGGCTTAATTAAATTTCAGCGAAATTACAATTTAACAGCTGCTAATTACGAATATTTAAAACAAAAACAATACGAAGCTGGTACAGCCATTGCAGCAAATGTTTCAGATGTTAAAGTGTTAGATAAGGCAAAAGATGTGGGACAAGGACCAATTAGCCCAAATACAATGTTTAATTATTTGATTGGAGCTATTTTAGGTTTAGGTTTACCGTTTATTTATATTTTAATTAAAGAAGCCCTTAATAATAGAATAATTACTGTTGAAGAGATTGAAAAAGCATATAAAATTCCTGTATTAGGCGTTGTTGGTAGTGGAAAAATAAAAAGTTATTTAGCGGTTTTTGATAAACCAAAATCCTCTTTAGCTGAGTCTTTTAGAGCATTGCGATCAAACGTTCAGTTCTTGTTTAAAAAAGGAAGTAAATCTAAGACTATAGTAGTTACCTCTTCCATAAGCGGAGAAGGTAAGACATTATGTTCTATTAATATGGCTTCTGTTTTTGCAATGAGCGATAAAAAAACCATTTTAATCGGATTGGACTTAAGAAAACCTAAACTGCATGACGATTTTAATGTAAGCAACGAAATAGGTGTTGTTAATTATTTGATTGGTCAAAAAGAACTTGGCCAAGTTATACAAACTACTCGAATACCCAATTTAGATATTATTACTTCAGGACCTATTCCCCCAAACCCATCGGAGCTGTTGATAAGTGATCAAACAGAGGATATGATGTTGTATTTAAAAGAAAACTATGATTATATAATTATTGATACCCCTCCAGTTGGCTTAGTTGCCGATGCAATAGAGCTATTTAAGTATTCTGATGCTATCATGTATATTATCAGACAGGATTATACTCAACGGGGCATGCCTAAAATGATAGATGAAAAATACAAGAATGGAGAAGTTAAAAATATTAGTTATGTACTTAACGATTTTAAAATAAAAGACAGATATGGCTATGGCTATGGCTATGGTTATGGTTATGGTTATGGGGGTTACGGAAAGTATAATAATGGATATCACACAAATGAAAAGCTTCCTTGGCTGAAAAGGTTGTTTAAAAAGTAATTTTTAACAATCATAAACGTTAGGTTTCTAAAATAAATTATAAATTGAAATACAGGAGTACTATTTTAAAAGATTACCATGTCAGCTTAAAATAATAATTTTTAACTATTCATGCATATTGTCTTATCCTCCTTGTAATGAAAACTGAGAATAAAAAAATATATGAGAGAAACAAAAATAGCAATTATAGGTTTAGGTTATGTGGGTTTGCCGTTAGCCGTTGAGTTTGCTAAGAAATATCAGGTAGTAGGTTTTGATATCAACAACAAAAGAATAAAAGAGCTAAGAGAGAATAATGATTTTACATTAGAAACCTCTTCAGAAGAATTGGAAGACGTAAATGTTTCTTCATTAGGAGATTTGAAAAGTTCGGATACAGGACTTTGGCTGACGGACAAATTATCGGATATTGAATTAGCCAATTTTTATGTAGTTACTGTTCCCACTCCTGTAGATAAAAGTAATAGACCAGATTTGACACCATTATATAAAGCAAGTGAAACTGTTGGTAATGTCCTGTCTAAAGGTGATGTAGTAGTTTACGAATCTACAGTATTCCCTGGTGCCACTGAAGACGAATGTATTCCTATTTTAGAAAAAGTGTCAGGTTTAACCTATAATGAAGACTTTTATGCAGGTTATTCTCCCGAAAGAATAAACCCAGGAGATAAATTGCACACGGTAACCAAAATCTTAAAGGTTACTTCAGGTTCAACACCAGAAATTGCCGAATATATTGATGAAGTGTACCAATCGGTTATTGTGGCAGGAACTCACTTGGCACCTTCTATAAAGGTAGCTGAGGCTGCTAAGGTTATTGAAAACTCGCAGCGTGATATCAATATTGCATTTGTTAATGAATTGTCAAAAATATTCCGGTTGATGGGTATAGACACTTTAGAGGTTTTAGAAGCAGCTGGAACAAAATGGAATTTTTTACCGTTTAGACCAGGATTAGTAGGTGGGCATTGTATAGGTGTTGATCCTTATTATTTAGCTCAAAAAGCGATGGAATTGGGCTACAATCCTGAAATTATATTGGCTGGTAGAAGGTTAAATGACAGTATGGGACCCTTTGTAGCTCAAGAGTCCGTTAAAATGATGATAAAAGAAGGAATACCGATTAAAGGCTCAAACGTTTTGGTATTGGGTATTACGTTTAAAGAAGATTGCCCAGATATTAGAAATTCTAGAGCTATAGACATTGTTAGAGAATTGGAATCTTTTGAAGTTAATATAGATGTTTATGACGCTTGGGCAACTGCTGAAGAAGTAAAACACGAATATGGAATCGATTTAATTTGTAATGAAAGTGATATTAAGAAAAAATATGACGGTGTGGTTATTGCTGTTTCTCATAAAGAATTTAAAACTTTAAATATTAAAGAGTTATGTGCTGATAATCATATTATTTTTGATGTAAAAGCAACATTACCAAAAGAAAAATCACATAGTAGATTGTAAATAAAATTTATGGAAAAGGTACTAGTAACAGGAGCGGCGGGATTCATTGGTTACCACTTATCAAAATTACTAACTAAAAATAATTATCAAGTTATTGGTATTGATAATATTAACGATTATTACGATCAAAATTTAAAATACGCTAGGTTAGCCGATTTAGGAATAGAAAAGTCCAAAATTTCAGACAACAACCCTGTTGAGGGTGATATTACTTTTATAAAATTAGATTTACAAGACAAACAAAACTTATTACAACTTTTTAAAGAAGAACAGTTTGACTATGTTGTAAACTTAGCTGCACAAGCGGGTGTACGGTATTCTATAGAAAATCCGCAAACATATATTGATAATAATATCACAGGCTTTTTAAATATTTTAGAAGGATGTAGAAATTATCCGGTCAAGCATTTAGTATATGCTTCGTCTAGTTCAGTGTATGGATTGAGCGAGGAAATTCCTTTTTCCGTTGATAGTCATACTGATCACCCCATAGCCATTTATGCTGCAAGTAAAAAAGCGAATGAAATGATGGCTCATTCTTATTCACATTTATTTGGTATTCCTAGTACCGGATTACGTTTTTTTACTGTTTATGGACCTATGGGAAGACCCGATATGGCGTTATATCTATTTACCAAAGCGATTGTAAATGATGAGGAATTTGATGTTTACAACTATGGTGATATGAGCAGAGAC from Aureibaculum sp. 2308TA14-22 includes:
- a CDS encoding O-methyltransferase; this encodes MLFQIKSYLKFLKESTNQHGVHSPFVYRLVTECFYDKNNNNWYQKLENYRLSLFKNNSIISVEDFGAGSKSLQPKKRKVAAIAKNAGITNKRAKLLGRIVSYFNVKNSLEIGTSLGISTAAMRLGNLKNTITTLEGCPNTAKIAKDSFEKFELNNIHVIVGNFNETLSEVLKNQTFDLIYFDGNHQKQATIDYFEQCLNHISNGSIFIFDDIYWSKGMQEAWQFIKNHPKVTVSIDTFYWGIVFFREEQEKEHFIIRI
- a CDS encoding polysaccharide biosynthesis/export family protein, with the protein product MLRKVLIIISLGLLISSCIPKKELTYFQGNPSSNKEIYKILNEPYKLQVNDILDIKIKAHDETLVSLFNQSENQNNGNNNQISSEQFYINGYTINRHGNIRIPYVGELNVLGYTEKEVREKIEVELGKFFQKMDDIFITVKLAGIRFTVIGEVGNPGTLALFQNQVNIVEAIANAGDILITGNRKNVRIIRKHIDGTKKLTIDLTNVSAFNSDAFYIQSNDIIYVEPLKQKSWGTGTTGAQTFATLVSVLSLITTTILLVRNL
- a CDS encoding GumC family protein, coding for MKQLDKFDINELKSFDIKEYIFKVLSHWKLFLTILFLGLLVAFYVNMRKQRIYSLDSIITVKEEQNPLFTSSTSLTFNWGGPSDKVENIITILQSRTHNEKVVKKLEYYINYLKDGRFRKEDVYGKVPFSISIDSLSYQILNTPIKLEFLENKEVIVSADFEDEDLTLINYHNNTKEIYNTDKTSFSKTFETNDLIKTPFSEFKIIPKRLTSDLSNSTYYILFSDFNATVKSYQSLKVDSKKEGTSIIELALTGANKKKIEDYINASVDVLKEDQKRQKIEYATKTKKYIDTVFNDAALNLKKIEEDLGNFKQKSGVYDLSSQGQTLLEGVTELDKQQQEVNERLEYYESLENYITTNENIGQDIPAPLNVGIEDGNIAKNIVELVELSKQKKSLEQTVTPDYPPLKNINDNIDITRKVVLENLSNLKSQTIINLNNIKRRIGTYSSRLNTLPKKEQGLIKFQRNYNLTAANYEYLKQKQYEAGTAIAANVSDVKVLDKAKDVGQGPISPNTMFNYLIGAILGLGLPFIYILIKEALNNRIITVEEIEKAYKIPVLGVVGSGKIKSYLAVFDKPKSSLAESFRALRSNVQFLFKKGSKSKTIVVTSSISGEGKTLCSINMASVFAMSDKKTILIGLDLRKPKLHDDFNVSNEIGVVNYLIGQKELGQVIQTTRIPNLDIITSGPIPPNPSELLISDQTEDMMLYLKENYDYIIIDTPPVGLVADAIELFKYSDAIMYIIRQDYTQRGMPKMIDEKYKNGEVKNISYVLNDFKIKDRYGYGYGYGYGYGYGGYGKYNNGYHTNEKLPWLKRLFKK
- a CDS encoding nucleotide sugar dehydrogenase, giving the protein MRETKIAIIGLGYVGLPLAVEFAKKYQVVGFDINNKRIKELRENNDFTLETSSEELEDVNVSSLGDLKSSDTGLWLTDKLSDIELANFYVVTVPTPVDKSNRPDLTPLYKASETVGNVLSKGDVVVYESTVFPGATEDECIPILEKVSGLTYNEDFYAGYSPERINPGDKLHTVTKILKVTSGSTPEIAEYIDEVYQSVIVAGTHLAPSIKVAEAAKVIENSQRDINIAFVNELSKIFRLMGIDTLEVLEAAGTKWNFLPFRPGLVGGHCIGVDPYYLAQKAMELGYNPEIILAGRRLNDSMGPFVAQESVKMMIKEGIPIKGSNVLVLGITFKEDCPDIRNSRAIDIVRELESFEVNIDVYDAWATAEEVKHEYGIDLICNESDIKKKYDGVVIAVSHKEFKTLNIKELCADNHIIFDVKATLPKEKSHSRL
- a CDS encoding NAD-dependent epimerase/dehydratase family protein, giving the protein MEKVLVTGAAGFIGYHLSKLLTKNNYQVIGIDNINDYYDQNLKYARLADLGIEKSKISDNNPVEGDITFIKLDLQDKQNLLQLFKEEQFDYVVNLAAQAGVRYSIENPQTYIDNNITGFLNILEGCRNYPVKHLVYASSSSVYGLSEEIPFSVDSHTDHPIAIYAASKKANEMMAHSYSHLFGIPSTGLRFFTVYGPMGRPDMALYLFTKAIVNDEEFDVYNYGDMSRDFTYVADIVESIKRLIPLAPQKNNPNFDPKKPIPSSSTAPYQLFNIGNNSPVQLMDFVRGIEKSLNKKGKINLKPIQPGDVPATYADVQSLFDYIDFKPATPIQVGIDAFVTKYLEMN